The stretch of DNA CGCTTATGAGCACCAAAAACAGGCCCTAAATAACCGTGGGCCGCTTGCTAAGCTATTATTATAGTTATGATTGCAAGCAACTAATGACGTATATGAGGTATGCATTGTGGAAAGAGAATTTATGGAATTCGACGTACTAATCGTCGGCGCCGGCCCAGCGGGTTTATCTGCGGCTTGTAAAATTCGCCAGCTCAGTGAAGAAACTGGGAAAGACATCAGCGTCTGTGTCGTTGAAAAAGGCTCTGAAGTTGGTGCACATATTTTATCCGGTGCGGTGTTTGAGCCACGAGCCTTGAATGAATTATTCCCTAATTGGCAAGAGATGGGTGCACCGGTTAATACAGCGGTGAAACGCGACGATATCTTTATGCTTACCTCGGCCGAAAAGGCGATCAAAGTGCCGCATTTTGCTGTGCCGAAAACGATGCACAATGAAGGTAACTATATTATTTCGCTTGCCAACCTCTGTCGCTGGTTAGCCGAGCAGGCCGAGGGTATGGGCGCAGAAATCTACCCTGGTTTTGCAGCGAGTGAAGTTTTATATAATGACGATGGTAGTGTTGGCGGCGTAATCACTGGTGATATGGGCGTTGGTGAAGACGGTGAACCCACTGACATGTATATGCCTGGCATGGAACTACGCGCCAAATACACATTGTTCTCTGAAGGTTGCCGTGGCCACTTAGGCAAGACTCTATTAGAAAAATTTGACCTAGCCGCCGGCAAAGATCCTCAACACTACGGCATTGGTATCAAAGAGATTTGGGAAATCCCCGCCGAGCAGCATGAAGAAGGGCTTGTGGTTCATACCGCAGGCTGGCCTTTATCAGAGTCTGGCTGTTCGGGTGGTTCATTTTTATACCACATCGAGAACAATCAGGTTGTTTGCGGCCTAATCACCGATCTGAGTTACGATAATCCACATGTCAGCCCTTTTGAAGAGTTTCAGCGCTATAAGCACCATCCTGAGGTAAAAAAATACCTCGACGGTGGTAGCCGTCTTGTTTACGGTGCCAGAGCGATTGCCAAAGGCGGTTTACAGTCCTTGCCAAAAATGACCTTCCCAGGCGGCTTGTTAATTGGTTGTGATGCAGGCACGCTTAACGCGGCGAAAATTAAAGGCAGTCACTGCGCCATGAAATCTGGCTTATTGGCGGCTGAAGTCGTACACAAAGCGCTAACCGTGGATGAGAAAAGCGGCGAAGAACTTAGCGAATATACTAAGGCGTTTGAAGGCTCCTGGCTTTACAAAGAGTTGCACACCCAGCGCAATTTTGCCCCGGCTCAGCACAAATTTGGCAATATTATTGGCAGTGCCTATGCGTTTCTAGATATCAACATTTTCAATGGCAAACTGCCATGGACAATGCGTGATGGCAAAGCTGATCACGCGGTCATGAAACCTGCCAGTGAATGCCAAGTTATTGCCTACCCTAAGCCTGACAACAAGCTTAGCTTCGATCGTTTGTCCTCTGTTTTCTTATCGAATACAAACCATGAAGAAAACCAGCCTTGTCACCTGAGACTGGCTGATCCAGATTTACCGCTTAAACATAACCTACCCTTGTACGACGAACCCGCACAGCGTTACTGCCCTGCTGGCGTTTATGAGATTGTAGAAGAAGAAAGCGGCGATAAACGGTTTCAAATTAACGGACAAAACTGTGTTCACTGTAAAACCTGTGATATCAAAGATCCGTCACAGAATATTACCTGGGTCACACCAGAAGGTGCTGGCGGTCCAAACTACCCGAATATGTAAGTGATACATCTTATAGTCAGCTGAAGAGTATCTTTTCAGCTGCGAGCATTGATGATTAGACCCATGCTTAGGCGTGGGTTTTTTTATGTCTGCTTTTTATGTCTGCTTATTATGTATGCTTTGTTATATGCATGCTTTTTATGAATGCCTTCAACACAATAAGTATGCAGCAATAGAAAATGTTAAGACTGGAAAGATTTACTAAGCATAAGCGCCAGTATCGCCGTAATGCCATAAAAAAGCACAATCATTGGTCCTGCGGGAAAATCCATACTCGCAGCTACCAGCAAACCAAAACTTACTGACAAAATTCCCGTAGTCCAAGCCAGTAACAGTTTAGCTTTATACGCCTGTAAAAATACGGTAGCGAGGGCTGACATAATTAAACTAGCAAATACCACGTAAACCCCAACCAGCTGCACTGACGAGGTTATCGCCGCCGCAAAAATGGCATAAAAACCTAAGCCTTGACGACAGCGCGGTAGCGTAAACCACAGTAATAAAATCAAGACATAAATAGGTAGGTGACTTAACACTTGTGTAAAGTCGACAAACAACACTTGCCCGGCAAGCAAATGATTCAGCGCTTCACCACCATGCGGGTTATGACTAAGCGCTAACACGGCTAGAGAAGCCGCAAGTACATAGCTACAACCAATAACCGCTTCTTGGTATTGATTAAAATATTTCTCGCACCAGTGAAACGCAGCTGCAGCAATACAGGCGAAGCTCAATGCCAATAGCTGGCTGATCCACCATGCATCAATATGCAGCCATTCAAGCGCTACTAGCATGCCTAAACCGGCAATTTGTGCAATCGCTAGATCAATAAAAATAATGCCACGCTGTAAAACTGAAATGCCCAGTGGCGCATGTGTTAAGGCAATTAACACACAAACACACCAGGCAGGGAGAAGAATGCTGAGCAATTCTGCGTTCAAGATTACTCCTTGCTCGCCGCAAGTAATAAATCTATATGCTGCTGATACAAGGAAAACAGATCGCTGGCTTGTTCCGAGCCACCGACTGTATAAGGCATCTTAATCGCAGTGATACCCGTCTTAGCCACAAACCACTCTACCGGGTCCTCTGACTGATAAGGCGCATATAACAAAGCATTTGCAGGTGACTGCTTATGTTTCAGCAATAATTCAGATAAATGTTTACTGGTTGGCGGGATCCCCGGCAATGGCTCAAGATCAGCCAATAGCGTTATCTCTAACCAGTCTAATAAGTAACTGAAATTTTTGTGATACACCATCACCGAACGGCCCTGAAGCGCCTGCGCTTGCTGCTCCCAAGCTGTAATAGCAGTTTGCCATTGTGCCTGGAATTCACTCAAGCTCGCGGCAAAACGTGACTGTTGCGCTGGGCTGATGCTAGTCAGCCTTTGCGTAAGCGCCTCGGCAATCGTCAGTACATGATAGGGGTTCAAATGCACATGCGGGTTGCCTGCACTGTGCACATCACCCATACTGCGATCTAAAGCCACTGGCACTTCCAGCTTGTCGCTGATTTGATCAGCCGCCATTAAATAGCCTATTTGACCTGGCTGAACCGAGGCCTTAGCTTTTCGCAGCAGCAGCGGCAGCCAGCCAACTTCCAGTTCAGCGCCGGTGCAGAAAACTAAATCGGCTTTTCTCACCTTAGCCAATAGCGATGGCCTGGCTTGAATATAGTGCGGATCTTGACGCGCCGACGTTGCAGTAAACACCTTCACCGCATCTCCACCAATAGTTTCAGCAAGACTACCCCACTCTGGCTCACAGGCAAAAACATTCACCGCTTTAGCTTCAGCTGAAGCAGCATACACAGCTGCCGTTAACAGCCAAATGGCCGTTAACGACGAGGTTAAAAACCCTTTAGAAGCTATGCGCACCATGACTACCCAAGCTCATCACATATTGCAGTGTTAGCATATCAACCGACTCGTCTTCAACGCTCAATTCACTGAATTGTAAGCGAACATAGCTGAAGTGGCTTGGCGACCAATCAACCATAATAGAGCTACGATCAAAGCTGTCATCACTTGAGGCTAAACCTGATTCTTCAAGAAACTCTTCTTCATCAGTATCAAGTTTGTTGTCAGCTTCGATAGAGTCATAACGAACACCTACTCGCCACTGAGGAAGGAACTTATACACAGCCTGCGCATAATAACCACTTTGCTCACCATCATAGTCGGCCGACTCTGCTACACCGTCATGTTCCATAACCGACAGACCAGACTCGTTGCGAACAAAGTATTCCGTTTGGAAAGTGAANCTGGTGTTTTTGTTATTGCCGTTAGGCGCCCATTTATAAACAAAGTCAACGCCAGTCACATCAACATCGCCATCAGCAATCGCTGCGCCATGTTCTTCTTCACCGTCTTCTTCGCCGCCATGGTCATGGCCACCGCCCTCGCGCTCATCAAAGCTTGCTTCATAATAAGACGCGCCTAACTGCCAGCTTGATGAATCGCCAATGTCGCCACCAACTTTAACAAATGCTGCTGCACCGGTGTCGTTATCCTCGTTACTGCCTGAAGGGTATTCGTTGCCGGCACTGACTTCAGCACCGAACTGAAGAAAGAAATCGGTTGGCGCTAACCAGCTAAGTTGAAGACCAGTCTGTCTTAAGTTGCCACCAAATAAGGCATCGTATACCAGAGGTCGATCGGCAAAATCCTGCGCGTGCTCATGCTGAGCATTTAAATAGCCGATATTCGAAAAATACTTACCACCTTTTAAAGTAAACCCAGCAAGGCTTGATAAGGTTTCGAAATAGGCTTCTTCAAACTCCAGCTCAGTCTCACCATCTTCGTAGACAATCGCTGTGGTTAACATGGCATAAAATTTATCATCAACGTTGGCTGAAATGACTAATTCATTATGGCCCGTGCTAAAGCCATTTTCAGGTAAACCCGCTTCGCCACCTAGCTGAAAGCCAGGTAATTCTAGCTCATCTTCGTCTGATGAATTGTCAACGTCATTATAACGTCCATCTAAAATCAAGCTGATAGCAGGATTAAATTCATTCGCAGTAATACGGTTTTTGCCTGCTTTATTAAGTGTATCTTGATTTTCGTTGGCAAAAGCAAGGGGTGCCGCAAGCATTAGGCCAGCAGCAAAGGGAATAGAAATTTTCATAAAAATCTTCTCTGTAGTAGTTAATTGTAAAAATGGAGAACTACACTAACAGAGGCGGAGCACGGCTTAGGCCGTAACGAGGAAAACTGGTATTCGATGAGGCTAGCGCCGAGTCATCAGGGCTTATCGGGGGAAATACCGCAATAATATGCAGCGCATGCGATAGCGGTAAGGTTTGACTATCGAAGTGCAGCAGAAGCTCGCAGCCCACATCATGATGCCCATCAGCGTGCTCAAGCTCATGATGCATTGCCAAAGCCTGAGCAGACAGCAATAACAGCAGTAAAGCTAGGGCCAATAAAGGCTGATGATAGCGACTAAGACGGAGCATACAGACTGGCAAAAATTGCACTCTTTTTAAACGAGAGCAATTCTCAACAATAACGCTCCGTTAATCAAGCAAAAGCTGCATTAAATCTTAGCGAAAATTGCTGCTGGCGTCGTTACAGCATCGGTTAGCAAAGCATCAAATCAAGCTAGGGCATTCCACTGATGTGCACCTGTTGCTGGTTTGCAGGAATGCGCCAACCTTTCGCATCGAAACCTTGTTTAATCACCTCACGCAGCTTAGTCGCAACCACAAAATGCTTTGCGGGCTTGACCGGCATTGATACTCTAAAATGCATCGCCGAGGGCTCAAAGGCAACAATACCTTTAACTTCTAGAGCATCGGTAACATCGTCTGCCATCGCCTGCTGCACCTGCGCACCGCAGTCAATTAAAAAGCTTCGCGCCTCAACAACATCCACATCATAACTGAATGGCACTTCAACCACTGCGAAGGTGAAATCTTTGCTATAGTTTTTAATATGGTTTAAATCGCCATTTCGTAAAATATGCAAATTACCCTCAGGGTCCCTGATTTTGGTCGTGCGAAAATCGATATGCTCAACTGCGCCTAACACTTGACCCGTATCGATCACGTCGCCGACCAAAAAAATATTTTCAAATAAGATAAAAAATCCGCTAACAATATCGTTAATCAGTGGTTGAGCACCAAAGCCAATAACCACACCCAAAATACCGGCACCTGCCAAAAATGGCATAATATCAATACCTAGGGCGCCTAAAATCAGCACCAAGGTGACGAAATACACAACATATTGATAGATGGTTTTCATCAGCGGCATAATCGTGGCTCTGCGACGCATCACCATCTCGTCATAATCACCTTCATATTGCTTATGATCGATAAGCAGATTACCCGCATCAATAATGACTCGGGCGATGAAGAAAATCACAATACTTTGAATTAAGCGCGGGCCCAGTTTGGCAAATTCTGCGATTGGTGTCAGTTGCGCAATCACAAGACTTAAGCCCGCAATCCAAATAATATAGGCTAAGCTTTTTTGTAATAATGGTAATAAGGGCTGCAGTGCCTCAAAATAGGCCTGCCATGCCTTACTCGATGCTAACTGATGCATGAAGCTGTTTAAGGCTAACACGACTACTGCAACCATGCGTGCAGCAATAGTGGCTAAGCCAATGATTAAGTAGATAGAAATCGCTTTGATTAATAGCTGATATATTGAGTCTGCAAGCGCTAATTGCTCGGTGACAAAAACGATGAAAAAGAGCCAGGCTGCAATCGTAAAAACCTGCGACAGACTATTAAAGAAACGACGAATTTCAGATGTATTGCTTTGAAAGTGAGTAAATTTTTCGGTTCGCGTTTGGGAGGCGGCAAAAAAGCGGTGTAGATACTTTAAACCAAAACCGATAGCTACCGCAGCGGCTAAAATTTTTCCCAAGGCAAGGCTTAGATGCAGCCAAATATCGGCTGAAATATTGCTAATCCATTGCTCTAACACAATGTAGGGTGACTGATTTTGCCACACTAACCATGCATTTAAGAGAATAATTAGCAGGATCAAAAAGCAGACTAATAGCAGCAAGCCAAATCGATACCAACGCCACATATCATTCAGCTGTGACTCAAACTGCACTAGCGTTTCACGTTTGGCTAAATAACTAAAAATCAAACGGGCTATATAAAAGCAACAGGCGGTCAATACCAACAGCAGTAACAGCTCAGCACCAACCACGGCTAAAATCGATAGAACGTGTTCAGTGGATTGTAAAATCTCAGGCATGCGAAATCCTTCAGCGTGTATCCCTTTAGGATTAATTAACCGCAGATTGCCTAGAAAATCAAGCCTCGCTGAGTGAATTGCTCTGTCTAGATACTTGACGACGCGATAAGCTAACAAACACGACTGGAACAACCAGTAAGGTCAAGACTGTTCCAATCGAGAGGCCGCCGACGATAACCCAACCGATTTGCTCACGCGTTTCAGCCCCTGCGCCACTTGCCAATGCTAGTGGAAGAGCACCTAACACCGTTGCGGCAGCAGTCATCAAAATCGGCCTGAACCGTGTTTGCGCTGCCATCAGCATGGCAGAAACTTTGTTATGTCCATCTGCAATCGCTTGGTTGGCGAACTCTACCATCAAGATACCGTGCTTAGTAATCAGACCTACTAAGGTAATCAAGCCAATTTTAGAATAAATATTTAAGCTGCCATCGCTTAACTTAAGCGCAATCAAAGCACCGACAAACGCCGGCAGCACCGCCGTTAAAATAATAAATGGGTCGTTAAAACTTTCAAATTGTGCCGCCATTACCAGATAGATAAATAATATCGCCAAGGCAAACGCAAACAACAGCGTATTACCCGACTGAATATACTCACGTGTCCCATCACGATATGCGATCCGCATGCTGGGGTTTATATTAGCTAAGCTTGTTTCGATAAACTCCACGGCCTCACCAATACTGTAGTTGGCATTAACCCCAGCGGTAATTTGAGCAGCGCGGTATTTATCAAAATGTGGCAGCTCACCCGCAGTGGTAGTGTAGCGCACGGTAACTAAATTATTTAAGGCGACTAATTCACCTTGCGCAGAGCGCAGATATATATCTTGAATATCCTGTGGGCTCAGTCGCTGGCCTTGCTCAAGCTGGACTAACACATCAAACTGCTGATTGCCCTGCTTATAGCGCGTCACCGTTCTCGAACCTAACAAGGTTTCGAGTGTTGTTGCTATATCTCGCGCATCAACACCAAAGTTAGCCGCTTTTTGTCGGTCAATATCAATTTGCAACTCAGGCTTGTTCAATCGCAAGTCTAAACGCACCTGATTCATACCCGGGTTTTTCTGCATCTCGGCCACAAGCTGATTGCCGGTATTAAGAATATCTTCATAGCTTTGACTCGACTGCAACATAATTGATATTGGGGTAGATGAGTCGGCGCCTAAAGACTGCGGCGGCATAGCAAAGGCAATAATATCTGGCAGTTGATAAAAACCTTTCATAGCATCGTAGGCAATGTCGACCGAATGTCGCTCGCGATCGGCATAGGATTTCAGGGGTACAAAAGAGATGCCCTGCGTGGAGGCAGGAAAACCGGCTACCACGAAATATCCGCGTACATCCGGCATCGACTGATAAACCGCTTCTTTACCACGGCTGGCCTCACTGATAAATTTCGGCGTTACGCCCTCCGCACCTATGGCTATAGTGAAAAAATATCCTCTATCTTCCACCGGCGATAGCTCGTCGGCTAAAGGCCGAAGCAGCGGATTGGTAAGTCCGGTAGGAAGCAGGCTCAAGGTAACCACTAGGCAAAGTAGCAATATTAGCCAGCCCATCAGTCGATGATGCAAGAGCCATTCAAGCAAAAGTTGATACTGCTGCGCCGCATACTTGAGCAGCTTATCAAACCAGCCAAGTGCAGCGGGCGGCTCCAGCTTAGCCGCATCTGCAGAGAGTAGCTTACTGCACAGCATCGGCGATAAGGTCAGTGCAACAAAGCCAGACACTAAAACGGCACCGGCCAGCGTTAGCGCAAACTCAATAAACAGTTTACCCGTCCTACCCTCGGTGAATGCGACTGGTGCAAATACAGCCGCTAGCGTAATCGTCATCGCGACAATCGCGAAACCGATTTCTTGTGCACCATCTAGAGCAGCTTGACGTGCTGACTTACCTTGCTCTAGATGACGATAAATGTTTTCTAACATCACAATGGCATCATCTACCACTAGGCCGATTGCGAGCACTAAAGCTAATAAGGTTAAGGTATTAATTGTAAAACCAAATGCAAGCATTAGCGCAAATGCACCAATAATAGATACCGGCACTGCTGCCATCGGAATTAATGTAGCACGCGCAGATTGTAAAAATAAAAAAATCACCAGCAGTACTAACACAAACGCTTCTATTAACGTTGACCAAACTGCCGCTATCGAACCTTCAATAAATACGCTGGCATCATAGGGTGTGGCTAGCTGCAAATCTGCAGGGAAGTCCCGCTGCAGCTCGGCAATACTTCGGTCAACTTGCTCAGCAACTTCGAGCGGGTTTGCAGTTGCCTGTTTCACAACTCCTATACCTATCGCGGGTTGGCCATTATAGCGAACATAGCTTCGTTCATCTTGCACGCCCAGTGCAACTTTCGCAACATCAGCTAAGCGCAGCTGAGCACCTGCTTG from Pseudomonadales bacterium encodes:
- a CDS encoding zinc ABC transporter substrate-binding protein gives rise to the protein MVRIASKGFLTSSLTAIWLLTAAVYAASAEAKAVNVFACEPEWGSLAETIGGDAVKVFTATSARQDPHYIQARPSLLAKVRKADLVFCTGAELEVGWLPLLLRKAKASVQPGQIGYLMAADQISDKLEVPVALDRSMGDVHSAGNPHVHLNPYHVLTIAEALTQRLTSISPAQQSRFAASLSEFQAQWQTAITAWEQQAQALQGRSVMVYHKNFSYLLDWLEITLLADLEPLPGIPPTSKHLSELLLKHKQSPANALLYAPYQSEDPVEWFVAKTGITAIKMPYTVGGSEQASDLFSLYQQHIDLLLAASKE
- a CDS encoding electron transfer flavoprotein-ubiquinone oxidoreductase, whose protein sequence is MEREFMEFDVLIVGAGPAGLSAACKIRQLSEETGKDISVCVVEKGSEVGAHILSGAVFEPRALNELFPNWQEMGAPVNTAVKRDDIFMLTSAEKAIKVPHFAVPKTMHNEGNYIISLANLCRWLAEQAEGMGAEIYPGFAASEVLYNDDGSVGGVITGDMGVGEDGEPTDMYMPGMELRAKYTLFSEGCRGHLGKTLLEKFDLAAGKDPQHYGIGIKEIWEIPAEQHEEGLVVHTAGWPLSESGCSGGSFLYHIENNQVVCGLITDLSYDNPHVSPFEEFQRYKHHPEVKKYLDGGSRLVYGARAIAKGGLQSLPKMTFPGGLLIGCDAGTLNAAKIKGSHCAMKSGLLAAEVVHKALTVDEKSGEELSEYTKAFEGSWLYKELHTQRNFAPAQHKFGNIIGSAYAFLDINIFNGKLPWTMRDGKADHAVMKPASECQVIAYPKPDNKLSFDRLSSVFLSNTNHEENQPCHLRLADPDLPLKHNLPLYDEPAQRYCPAGVYEIVEEESGDKRFQINGQNCVHCKTCDIKDPSQNITWVTPEGAGGPNYPNM
- a CDS encoding mechanosensitive ion channel family protein; amino-acid sequence: MPEILQSTEHVLSILAVVGAELLLLLVLTACCFYIARLIFSYLAKRETLVQFESQLNDMWRWYRFGLLLLVCFLILLIILLNAWLVWQNQSPYIVLEQWISNISADIWLHLSLALGKILAAAVAIGFGLKYLHRFFAASQTRTEKFTHFQSNTSEIRRFFNSLSQVFTIAAWLFFIVFVTEQLALADSIYQLLIKAISIYLIIGLATIAARMVAVVVLALNSFMHQLASSKAWQAYFEALQPLLPLLQKSLAYIIWIAGLSLVIAQLTPIAEFAKLGPRLIQSIVIFFIARVIIDAGNLLIDHKQYEGDYDEMVMRRRATIMPLMKTIYQYVVYFVTLVLILGALGIDIMPFLAGAGILGVVIGFGAQPLINDIVSGFFILFENIFLVGDVIDTGQVLGAVEHIDFRTTKIRDPEGNLHILRNGDLNHIKNYSKDFTFAVVEVPFSYDVDVVEARSFLIDCGAQVQQAMADDVTDALEVKGIVAFEPSAMHFRVSMPVKPAKHFVVATKLREVIKQGFDAKGWRIPANQQQVHISGMP
- a CDS encoding efflux RND transporter permease subunit, with the protein product MRILSIFIHRPVLAMVINIIVILLGLVAFQQLSIREYPNIDVPVVSVTTSYKGASGYIMESQVTDVLEESLSGIDGIDFLSSKSKQGLSQISVHFQLSRNADAAASDVRDRVARVRQLLPDEIDEPVVAKVEAGATPFMYLALSSTTRSPVEVNHIAENQIKDALQTIAGIAEIRILGERRQAMRIWLQKDKMAAYKVTAQDIEAAVKGQNVELPAGLIESAAQEFSVYPQTQLSTVTDFENVIIRDQAGAQLRLADVAKVALGVQDERSYVRYNGQPAIGIGVVKQATANPLEVAEQVDRSIAELQRDFPADLQLATPYDASVFIEGSIAAVWSTLIEAFVLVLLVIFLFLQSARATLIPMAAVPVSIIGAFALMLAFGFTINTLTLLALVLAIGLVVDDAIVMLENIYRHLEQGKSARQAALDGAQEIGFAIVAMTITLAAVFAPVAFTEGRTGKLFIEFALTLAGAVLVSGFVALTLSPMLCSKLLSADAAKLEPPAALGWFDKLLKYAAQQYQLLLEWLLHHRLMGWLILLLCLVVTLSLLPTGLTNPLLRPLADELSPVEDRGYFFTIAIGAEGVTPKFISEASRGKEAVYQSMPDVRGYFVVAGFPASTQGISFVPLKSYADRERHSVDIAYDAMKGFYQLPDIIAFAMPPQSLGADSSTPISIMLQSSQSYEDILNTGNQLVAEMQKNPGMNQVRLDLRLNKPELQIDIDRQKAANFGVDARDIATTLETLLGSRTVTRYKQGNQQFDVLVQLEQGQRLSPQDIQDIYLRSAQGELVALNNLVTVRYTTTAGELPHFDKYRAAQITAGVNANYSIGEAVEFIETSLANINPSMRIAYRDGTREYIQSGNTLLFAFALAILFIYLVMAAQFESFNDPFIILTAVLPAFVGALIALKLSDGSLNIYSKIGLITLVGLITKHGILMVEFANQAIADGHNKVSAMLMAAQTRFRPILMTAAATVLGALPLALASGAGAETREQIGWVIVGGLSIGTVLTLLVVPVVFVSLSRRQVSRQSNSLSEA
- a CDS encoding metal ABC transporter permease, with the protein product MNAELLSILLPAWCVCVLIALTHAPLGISVLQRGIIFIDLAIAQIAGLGMLVALEWLHIDAWWISQLLALSFACIAAAAFHWCEKYFNQYQEAVIGCSYVLAASLAVLALSHNPHGGEALNHLLAGQVLFVDFTQVLSHLPIYVLILLLWFTLPRCRQGLGFYAIFAAAITSSVQLVGVYVVFASLIMSALATVFLQAYKAKLLLAWTTGILSVSFGLLVAASMDFPAGPMIVLFYGITAILALMLSKSFQS